One genomic segment of Streptomyces sp. TLI_146 includes these proteins:
- the alaS gene encoding alanine--tRNA ligase, whose translation MESAEIRRRWLSFFEERGHTVVPSASLIADDPTLLLVNAGMVPFKPYFLGETKPPAPRATSVQKCVRTPDIEEVGKTTRHGTFFQMCGNFSFGDYFKEGAIKYAWELLTSSVADGGFGLEPEKLWITVYLDDDEAEQIWREKIGVPAERIQRLGKKDNFWSMGVPGPCGPCSEINYDRGPEFGVEGGPAVNDERYVEIWNLVFMQYERGAGEGKEDFPILGDLPSKNIDTGLGLERLAMILQGVQNMYETDTLRVVMDKATELTGVRYGDKHDTDVSMRVVADHIRTSVMLIGDGVTPGNEGRGYVLRRIMRRAIRNMRLMGATGPVVQDLIDVVIDTMGLQYPELITDRKRIETVALAEEAAFLKALKGGTNILDTAVTETKASGGTVLAGEKAFLLHDTWGFPIDLTLEMAAEQGLSVDEDGFRRLMKEQRERAKADAKAKKTGHADLSAYREVADNSGETDFTGYTLTENESTVVGLLVDGVPSPAASEGDEVEVVLDRSPFYAEGGGQLADQGRIRLDSGAVIEVRDVQKPVPGVHVHKGVVQVGEVTVGASAYASIDIKRRRAIARAHSATHLTHQALRDALGPTAAQAGSENSPGRFRFDFGSPAAVPGTVLTDVEQKINEVLSRELDVQAEVMSIDEAKKQGAIAEFGEKYGERVRVVTIGDFSKELCGGTHVHNTAQLGLVKLLGESSIGSGVRRIEALVGVDAYNFLAREHTVVAQLQELVKGRPEELPEKISTMLGKLKDAEKEIEKFRAEKVLQAAAGLAEGAKDVRGVALVTGQVPDGTSADDLRKLVLDVRGRISSDRPVVVALFTTANGRPVTVIATNEAARERGLKAGELVRTAAKTLGGGGGGKPDVAQGGGQNPDAIGDAIDAVERQVGETV comes from the coding sequence ATGGAGTCGGCTGAAATCCGCCGCCGCTGGCTGAGCTTCTTCGAGGAGCGCGGTCACACCGTCGTCCCTTCGGCGTCGCTCATCGCGGACGACCCGACTCTGCTCCTGGTCAACGCGGGCATGGTGCCGTTCAAGCCGTACTTCCTGGGCGAGACCAAGCCGCCCGCCCCGCGCGCCACCAGCGTGCAGAAGTGCGTGCGTACGCCGGACATCGAAGAGGTCGGCAAGACCACCCGGCACGGCACGTTCTTCCAGATGTGCGGCAACTTCTCGTTCGGCGACTACTTCAAGGAAGGCGCCATCAAGTACGCCTGGGAGCTGCTGACCAGCTCCGTGGCGGACGGCGGCTTCGGCCTTGAGCCCGAGAAGCTCTGGATCACGGTCTACCTCGACGACGACGAGGCCGAGCAGATCTGGCGCGAGAAGATCGGCGTCCCCGCCGAGCGCATCCAGCGTCTGGGCAAGAAGGACAACTTCTGGTCCATGGGCGTCCCCGGCCCCTGCGGCCCCTGCTCCGAGATCAACTATGACCGCGGCCCCGAGTTCGGCGTCGAGGGCGGCCCGGCCGTCAACGACGAGCGGTACGTGGAGATCTGGAACCTCGTCTTCATGCAGTACGAGCGGGGCGCCGGCGAGGGCAAGGAGGACTTCCCGATCCTCGGCGACCTGCCGTCGAAGAACATCGACACCGGTCTCGGTCTCGAACGCCTCGCCATGATCCTGCAGGGCGTGCAGAACATGTACGAGACCGACACCCTGCGCGTCGTCATGGACAAGGCCACCGAGCTGACCGGTGTGCGCTACGGCGACAAGCACGACACCGACGTCTCCATGCGTGTGGTGGCCGACCACATCCGTACGTCCGTGATGCTCATCGGCGACGGCGTGACCCCCGGCAACGAGGGCCGCGGCTATGTGCTGCGCCGCATCATGCGCCGCGCCATCCGCAACATGCGGCTGATGGGCGCCACCGGCCCGGTCGTCCAGGACCTCATCGACGTCGTGATCGACACGATGGGCCTGCAGTACCCGGAGCTGATCACCGACCGCAAGCGCATCGAGACGGTCGCGCTCGCCGAAGAGGCCGCCTTCCTCAAGGCCCTCAAGGGCGGCACCAACATCCTGGACACCGCCGTCACCGAGACCAAGGCCTCCGGCGGCACGGTCCTGGCCGGCGAGAAGGCCTTCCTGCTCCACGACACCTGGGGCTTCCCGATCGACCTCACCCTGGAGATGGCCGCCGAGCAGGGCCTCTCCGTGGACGAGGACGGCTTCCGCCGTCTGATGAAGGAGCAGCGCGAGCGGGCCAAGGCCGACGCCAAGGCCAAGAAGACCGGCCACGCCGACCTGTCCGCCTACCGCGAGGTGGCCGACAACTCCGGCGAGACCGACTTCACCGGCTACACGCTCACCGAGAACGAGTCGACGGTCGTCGGCCTCCTCGTCGACGGCGTGCCCTCGCCCGCCGCCTCCGAGGGCGACGAGGTCGAGGTCGTCCTCGACCGCAGCCCGTTCTACGCCGAGGGCGGCGGCCAGCTCGCCGACCAGGGCCGCATCAGGCTCGACAGCGGCGCCGTCATCGAGGTCCGCGACGTGCAGAAGCCGGTCCCCGGCGTCCACGTCCACAAGGGCGTCGTCCAGGTCGGCGAGGTCACGGTCGGCGCCTCGGCCTACGCCAGCATCGACATCAAGCGCCGCCGCGCCATCGCCCGCGCCCACAGCGCCACGCACCTGACCCACCAGGCGCTGCGCGACGCGCTCGGCCCGACGGCCGCCCAGGCCGGTTCGGAGAACTCGCCGGGCCGCTTCCGCTTCGACTTCGGCTCGCCCGCCGCCGTTCCCGGCACGGTCCTCACCGACGTCGAGCAGAAGATCAACGAGGTCCTCTCGCGGGAGCTCGACGTCCAGGCCGAGGTCATGTCGATCGACGAGGCCAAGAAGCAGGGCGCCATCGCCGAGTTCGGCGAGAAGTACGGCGAGCGCGTCCGCGTGGTCACCATCGGCGACTTCTCCAAGGAGCTCTGCGGCGGTACGCACGTCCACAACACCGCCCAGCTGGGCCTGGTGAAGCTGCTCGGCGAGTCGTCCATCGGCTCCGGCGTGCGCCGCATCGAGGCCCTGGTCGGCGTGGACGCGTACAACTTCCTCGCCCGCGAGCACACGGTCGTCGCCCAGCTCCAGGAGCTGGTCAAGGGCCGTCCCGAGGAGCTGCCGGAGAAGATCTCCACCATGCTCGGCAAGCTGAAGGACGCCGAGAAGGAGATCGAGAAGTTCCGCGCCGAGAAGGTGCTCCAGGCCGCCGCCGGGCTGGCCGAGGGCGCCAAGGACGTCCGGGGTGTCGCCCTGGTCACCGGCCAGGTGCCGGACGGCACCTCCGCCGACGACCTGCGCAAGCTCGTGCTCGACGTGCGCGGCCGCATCTCCTCCGACCGTCCGGTCGTGGTGGCGCTCTTCACCACGGCCAACGGCCGCCCGGTCACCGTCATCGCCACCAACGAGGCCGCCCGCGAGCGCGGTCTCAAGGCCGGTGAGCTGGTCCGTACCGCCGCCAAGACCCTCGGCGGCGGCGGTGGCGGCAAGCCGGACGTCGCCCAGGGCGGCGGCCAGAACCCGGACGCGATCGGCGACGCCATCGACGCCGTCGAGCGCCAGGTCGGCGAGACCGTCTGA
- a CDS encoding DUF6167 family protein, with protein sequence MFRRTFWFTAGAAAGVWATTKVNRKLKQLTPESLAARTADKAIEAGHKLKDFALDVKAGMVQRESELNDALGLNASNVRELPAQRRLAAIDQPNQQNPKISYKKISYNRNEDH encoded by the coding sequence ATGTTCCGCCGTACGTTCTGGTTCACCGCGGGCGCCGCAGCCGGTGTGTGGGCCACCACCAAGGTCAACCGGAAGCTGAAGCAGCTCACCCCGGAGTCGCTGGCCGCGCGCACCGCCGACAAGGCGATCGAGGCGGGCCACAAGCTCAAGGACTTCGCGCTCGACGTGAAGGCAGGAATGGTCCAGCGCGAGTCCGAACTCAACGACGCGCTGGGGCTGAACGCCTCCAACGTGCGGGAACTCCCGGCGCAGCGCCGCCTCGCGGCCATCGACCAACCCAACCAGCAGAACCCGAAGATCTCCTACAAGAAGATCTCGTACAACCGGAATGAGGACCACTGA
- a CDS encoding DUF948 domain-containing protein — MSGGEVAGILVAVFWAILVSFLAVVLVRLAQTLKATTKLVADVTEQAVPLLADASTAVRSAQTQLERVDAIASDVQEVTSNASALSTTVASTFGGPLVKVAAFGYGVRRAIGRKTGPAEPPRTVIVGRTLPSARRSKRKG, encoded by the coding sequence GTGTCCGGTGGAGAGGTGGCCGGGATCCTGGTGGCCGTCTTCTGGGCGATCCTGGTGTCCTTCCTCGCCGTAGTCCTCGTGAGGCTGGCCCAGACGCTGAAGGCGACGACCAAGCTGGTGGCGGACGTGACCGAACAGGCCGTCCCGCTCCTGGCGGACGCCTCGACGGCGGTGCGCTCGGCGCAGACCCAGCTGGAGCGGGTCGACGCGATCGCCTCGGACGTCCAGGAGGTCACCTCCAACGCGTCGGCGCTCTCCACCACGGTCGCCTCGACCTTCGGCGGCCCGCTGGTGAAGGTCGCGGCCTTCGGGTACGGGGTGCGCCGGGCCATCGGACGGAAAACCGGGCCCGCCGAGCCGCCTCGTACGGTGATCGTCGGGCGGACTCTGCCGTCCGCGCGGCGGAGCAAGCGAAAGGGCTGA